The Sulfitobacter sp. SK011 genome has a window encoding:
- a CDS encoding sugar transferase — translation MTLRKRIFDLFFASILVVILGPVLLCLLAYLLIKEGRPLFHVAERMRGQSEPFSLWKLRTMTVVDFDRGVSGGDKLARVTRTGAWLRSKRLDEFPQLWNILRGDLSFVGPRPPLREYVERFPDIYDEVLKSRPGVTGLATIRFHKHEERLLGRCESPDETDDIYCRICVPRKARLDLIYQRNQSIWFDIDLVFKTIVNLFKRKSRI, via the coding sequence ATGACCTTGCGCAAGCGTATCTTTGACCTGTTCTTTGCCAGCATATTGGTGGTCATTCTTGGGCCGGTCCTGCTTTGCCTGCTGGCCTATTTGCTGATCAAAGAGGGGCGACCGCTGTTTCATGTGGCCGAACGGATGCGAGGGCAGAGCGAACCGTTCAGCCTATGGAAATTAAGAACAATGACCGTGGTTGATTTCGACAGAGGCGTGTCAGGCGGTGACAAATTGGCACGGGTTACGCGGACAGGTGCGTGGTTGCGCAGCAAAAGGTTGGATGAATTCCCTCAACTTTGGAACATTCTGCGCGGTGATCTGAGCTTTGTCGGGCCGCGTCCGCCGTTGCGCGAATATGTAGAACGGTTTCCTGACATTTATGACGAGGTCCTGAAATCGCGTCCGGGTGTGACGGGGTTGGCCACGATCCGGTTCCACAAACACGAAGAACGGTTGTTAGGGCGATGTGAATCGCCAGATGAAACGGATGATATCTATTGCCGGATCTGCGTGCCGCGAAAGGCGCGTCTTGATTTGATCTACCAGCGCAACCAATCGATCTGGTTTGATATCGATCTCGTATTTAAAACTATTGTTAACCTTTTTAAGCGTAAAAGTAGAATATAA
- a CDS encoding NAD(P)-dependent oxidoreductase — protein MIANLSSGTGKVVLLGASGKLGQMLRQMWPVPDDLVCHSRYERPGFVSFDLCRDLDAARKHLEHARAVVCLSGVTPRHASQSGDALSLNTDLALAAVHAAHGAGVGRVFLVSSASVYGRAGGVLHESGRCEPLSDYGRAKLDMEKAGLKEALDIGQQTTVLRIGNVAGADSILGGWTADMAIDQLSDGRTPRRSYIGPEALASVVCRLTQVVGLPDIMNVAAPGTVEMGRLLDAADLPWVPRKAAENVIEDVELSTGRLGQHVRGGALISTAAGLVAEWRRFTQNDRGHQHDLAQAYL, from the coding sequence GTGATTGCGAACCTGTCTAGCGGAACTGGCAAAGTCGTGTTGTTGGGGGCATCTGGAAAACTGGGCCAAATGCTTCGTCAGATGTGGCCGGTTCCGGATGATCTGGTGTGTCACAGCCGATATGAACGGCCGGGGTTTGTCTCTTTCGATCTTTGTCGCGATCTTGATGCGGCGCGCAAACACCTTGAACACGCGCGCGCCGTGGTTTGTTTGTCCGGGGTGACACCACGCCATGCTAGCCAAAGTGGTGATGCATTATCGTTGAACACAGATCTGGCCTTGGCCGCCGTGCATGCAGCGCATGGTGCCGGAGTTGGGCGGGTGTTTTTGGTGTCCTCCGCTTCGGTTTATGGACGGGCGGGTGGCGTTCTGCATGAAAGCGGCAGATGCGAACCGCTATCAGACTATGGGCGGGCCAAGCTTGACATGGAAAAGGCCGGGCTGAAGGAAGCCTTGGACATTGGACAGCAGACGACCGTGCTTCGGATTGGAAACGTTGCTGGCGCAGATAGCATTTTGGGCGGCTGGACCGCTGATATGGCAATCGATCAACTGTCTGATGGGCGGACCCCACGGCGCAGCTACATTGGCCCAGAGGCATTGGCGAGTGTTGTTTGCCGTCTGACCCAAGTGGTCGGTTTACCGGATATCATGAATGTTGCTGCACCGGGCACGGTTGAAATGGGCAGGCTTTTGGATGCTGCCGACTTGCCATGGGTGCCGCGCAAAGCCGCTGAGAATGTGATCGAAGACGTTGAGCTTTCGACCGGGCGGCTTGGACAACATGTGCGCGGCGGCGCGCTGATTTCTACCGCTGCCGGTCTGGTGGCGGAATGGCGTCGATTTACCCAGAACGACAGAGGGCACCAACATGACCTTGCGCAAGCGTATCTTTGA
- a CDS encoding glycosyltransferase family 4 protein, translating into MNFLFVHQNMPGQYRELVQWLAARGGHKIYFLTQRKNAPSLNGIETRLYKTHRSATKESYGLSRVWEEATGNGFGAALAAKELETKEGFKPDIVIGHVGWGELTFIKQIWPDVPVIGLFEFYYNLGGGLVGFDPDEPISDHTPFLMQARNAVPLANIETVDMGHCPTLWQRDQFPSSFHDRMYVCHDGIRTDKLRPNPKVTLGLGRLGRELTRDDEVITYVARNLEKARGFHVFMRALPGILKERPNARVLIVGGNDTSYGGKSKHRAGMRAEMEAEVGADIDWDRVHFLGQVPYPDYQKIIQISRCHIYLTMPFVLSWSLLESMSMGAVIVASDVAPVREAITDGETGLLVDFFDHNAIASRVVDVLARPEEFAHLRQAARDHVIKKYDFLTRCLPQHIAQINALVPRGKQIEIP; encoded by the coding sequence ATGAATTTCCTTTTTGTGCACCAGAACATGCCGGGCCAATACCGTGAATTGGTGCAATGGCTCGCAGCGCGTGGGGGGCATAAGATATATTTTCTCACGCAGCGCAAAAACGCGCCTAGCCTTAATGGGATTGAGACCCGTTTGTACAAGACGCACCGCAGCGCCACCAAAGAGTCCTACGGATTGTCGCGGGTGTGGGAAGAGGCAACAGGGAACGGATTTGGTGCGGCGCTGGCCGCCAAAGAGCTTGAGACCAAAGAGGGTTTCAAGCCTGACATCGTGATCGGCCACGTGGGTTGGGGCGAATTGACGTTTATCAAGCAGATCTGGCCCGATGTGCCAGTTATCGGCTTGTTTGAATTCTATTATAACCTTGGCGGAGGGTTGGTCGGGTTTGACCCCGATGAGCCGATCTCGGACCATACGCCATTCCTGATGCAGGCGCGCAATGCGGTGCCGCTGGCCAACATCGAGACTGTCGATATGGGGCATTGTCCGACCCTCTGGCAGCGTGACCAATTCCCAAGCAGCTTTCATGACCGCATGTACGTCTGCCACGATGGCATTCGTACTGACAAGTTGCGGCCCAATCCGAAGGTAACATTGGGGCTGGGTCGATTGGGGCGCGAACTGACCCGAGATGATGAGGTGATCACTTACGTCGCACGCAATCTGGAAAAAGCGCGCGGCTTTCACGTCTTTATGCGGGCGCTGCCGGGGATATTGAAAGAACGCCCAAATGCGCGGGTGCTGATTGTCGGGGGCAATGACACGTCTTATGGCGGCAAAAGCAAACACCGGGCCGGGATGCGCGCCGAAATGGAAGCTGAAGTTGGTGCTGACATTGATTGGGACCGCGTGCACTTTCTGGGTCAGGTGCCATATCCGGATTATCAAAAAATCATCCAGATCAGCAGGTGTCATATCTATCTGACGATGCCCTTTGTGCTGTCCTGGTCGCTGTTGGAATCGATGTCGATGGGGGCGGTCATCGTGGCCTCTGATGTGGCCCCGGTGCGCGAGGCGATTACAGACGGAGAGACCGGGCTTTTGGTTGATTTCTTTGATCACAATGCGATTGCGTCACGCGTTGTTGATGTGCTTGCCCGACCCGAGGAGTTTGCACATCTGCGCCAGGCGGCAAGAGATCACGTCATTAAAAAATACGACTTTCTGACCAGATGCCTGCCGCAGCATATTGCACAGATCAACGCGCTGGTGCCTCGCGGGAAACAGATAGAAATCCCTTAG
- a CDS encoding polysaccharide biosynthesis/export family protein: MIRPGDSLDLLVWDSGENSLLTGAEQRVATLPSIRVSESGSIFVPYVGKVKVSGRTPDSARALIQRQVEAIVPSAQVQLAMAEGRANSIDLVGGVNNPGNIVMPDQNFSVLSAISAGGGVSSTLENPQVKLVRGQKIYATSVDRLYDNPSLDTRLRGGDKVIVEGDRRYFLSLGAAGREAQFSFNRDDVSALDALAIIGGVNDSRADPQGILILREYSSTALSDGIRGPEKTRVVFTLDLTTSDGLFSAGNFHLLSGDLVLATESPITNTRTILGLVGSAFGLISVGNNISD, encoded by the coding sequence GTGATCCGCCCCGGTGACAGCCTGGATTTGTTGGTCTGGGACAGCGGTGAAAATTCTTTGCTGACGGGGGCCGAACAGCGCGTTGCGACACTGCCTTCGATCCGTGTGTCCGAAAGCGGGAGCATCTTTGTGCCTTACGTCGGCAAGGTAAAGGTATCCGGCCGCACCCCCGACAGCGCCCGCGCATTGATCCAGCGTCAGGTTGAAGCGATTGTGCCCTCTGCACAGGTGCAGCTTGCGATGGCCGAGGGGCGTGCAAATTCAATCGATCTGGTCGGTGGCGTCAATAATCCCGGCAACATCGTCATGCCAGATCAGAATTTTTCGGTACTGTCGGCCATTTCCGCAGGTGGCGGCGTCAGCAGCACCTTGGAAAACCCTCAGGTCAAACTTGTCCGCGGCCAAAAAATCTATGCCACGTCCGTTGACCGGCTTTATGACAATCCGTCCCTCGACACCCGTCTGCGCGGTGGCGACAAGGTCATCGTGGAGGGCGACCGCCGCTACTTCCTGTCGCTCGGTGCCGCCGGACGCGAGGCGCAATTCTCTTTTAACCGCGATGACGTGTCTGCCCTTGACGCGCTGGCCATCATTGGCGGCGTGAACGACAGCCGCGCCGACCCCCAAGGCATCCTGATCCTGCGCGAATACAGTTCAACTGCCCTCAGCGATGGCATCCGGGGGCCTGAAAAAACCCGGGTTGTGTTCACCCTAGATCTGACCACATCAGACGGATTGTTCTCGGCAGGGAATTTTCACCTTCTGTCCGGCGATTTGGTGCTGGCGACGGAAAGCCCGATCACAAACACACGCACCATTCTGGGTCTGGTCGGGTCGGCATTTGGTCTGATTTCGGTCGGCAACAACATCTCTGACTAA